Below is a genomic region from Bacteroidota bacterium.
TCCGGATTTCAAGCAAGCGCAATCCTTTAATGCCTCCTGCCCGCATATTGCCTTGGGCATCTTCCCAGTGATAGTAAGAAACAATGTTTGAAATGCCGGAATCATTATTCAGATTATATTCAACGGGATTTAAAATTTCAATAAAACCGGATTGTCAAATCAATTTCATTTACATTAACGATAAATATTTTTCCTACCCCGGTGGCAATCCACATGGTGTTTTTACTATCATAAAACATATCACGGGCCCTCTTTCTCTCCAGCTTTTATCGAAAGATATACCTTATTGTTTTTGGATGCTCTATACTTATCCATCCACCCCAGGTTCCTGACCAGAGTATTTCGGATTCATCCTTGTTAGCTGAGACATTTGATGGTTCTTGTCTGAGCAGTCTCTGTAACTTCACTGAATTCTTTTTGTTGCATCGCAATTATAAAAGCCATTAAATGCACCTACCAGATATCACAATTCTGTTTCAAGGAATGACCGAACGTTTATAACATCGTTAGTAAAAACGATCTTCTTTTTATTCTCATCAGGACTTAATGATCCATAGCATGCCTACAGGTTCCATTTTAGCCTGACCTTCAGCTTGCATCCAATCCAAGCCATTCCTTCATCATCAGGTATTATTGTTATAATATTGTTTAGTAGAATACTTCCCTCACATTCCGGGCTCATAAAATAAACTGCTCAAACTGGTCGCTCAGGATTTGGTGGTGAAATAACCCATACCAGTTAGAATATATCAAAAGCACACCATGTTTATCTTCGACTTTGCCATCAATATTTAAAAATTTTATTTCATGTTAGAATTTTTGTTGAGTTGAATAATTATTTCCTCCCCGTTTCAATATTTAATTTATATAGTTTTCCATCTGTTGTAAAAGCAAAATAGTATTTTAGTGCCTGCAGTAAGGATATTAAATTCAACATTTTGCTTCACCAGAACCATTTGGTGGAGGTCCAAACCAGGAATGAACCTGTCAGTGTTTTTATCATGTATTTTTAAAGATGTTTTGTACTGATGGCAATAAAATTTTTCTCTAGCGCACTATATACAACAGAAAAAACGGTGGTGTCAGATTTGCCAAAGCGATCATACAAATTTATTTTAGTGAACCTTTTGTCATTGGATTTAAAAATATACACATTGCAAATATTCACCATAATGTTGGCAGAAGAGTCGCTTGCGGCACTTGATGTACCATATTCCCAACGCTCAGGTAGTGGAAAGGAGGAATTAAACTCAACATTACTTAGCGTGTTAGATTTTCATCTGTAAAAAGTAGGGTGCGTTGTTATCATTCTTCAAACTATAACAATAGTTTTTAAGAGGCCTCTATGAATCTTATACGGAAAGGGAGGCTGGATAATACGATTTTTGGGGATCATAAAGGCGAACTTCTTCCAGGTTTCGATATAAATATGGCTAAATCAGACATTAAAGACGCATTTGACATGGGATAGTCCAAAGTTCTATTAGAATCGTCGGGATTGTGCCGAAATAATTTCAGGAATTATACCCATCAGGCAACACCCCCAATACCCGGTTCCACCATAAATCCACAGGTAACCTGTTTGTGTCCTTAAACACTTGCCCCATACCCCTCGTTGTAGGGAGTCCATGCGGTTCGGTGTATTTTGTAAGCATTAATATTGCTGCTGCGTAACTTTCAATTACTGCTAACAAGTAAAATGAAGACTATATGTAAGATGTGCTTCATAAAATACTTGAATTAAGAATACATATTAATTGCTACTTTTTTTTAACATTATTCGTAATGATTAAGATTGCATTTATTATTAACTGCCCAACATAAAATTTTGAAAGGTGAAAATGATTATATAATTTAAATGTTTTCTATCTGGAAATCCACCGGCATGCACTCATCTTAAAGCCCCAAACACCACTTGCGCAGCTTTACTGAACAATTGATATAACAAATTTATGGGATAAATGCAAATACTTGCTTGGTTGGGTTATCTATTAGTTTATTACGATTATCAGGCAGTGGCCCAAGTTCGAAGTCTGAAGCCCGCAGTAATTACTGGTATTCAACTCCTGGTGCGACTGAGTTGGTACATACTATCAGGCGTTGAGCAGCGGTGATTAAGCAAAAACTTAGAAAAATCTACTTATCTTCGGCGGCAAATTAGTCGCCATTGCAACCACTTAAATCGCTCATTGTTGAAGATAATAAACCAATGGCAACCTGTTGGTTGAGTTTACTTGAGAAGATAGAAAAGAGATTGAAGTTATCGGGTTTAGCAAAAACAGGCAAAGAGGCAATCAGCACAGTTGAAACACTGCGGCCCAATGTGGTTTTTGGATGTTGAATTTACCGGATATGACGGTTTGAATTGCTGCAACAACTAACAAACGATGATTTTTTCGAGCAGTATTTACAACGACGCACTAGTCACTTTATGCCGCCAAGCATTTCGTTTTAATACACTGGACTATCTCATAAACCCGATAAAGAAAATGAGCTCCAGCTGAAAGTATCAAACGATTTATGTCAGCTAATAATGCTAATCCATTATTTGAGAGCAACTTTCAATAATCTTGAATCAAAGATATCGAAAATCGAAACTTGTTTTAATGACTTCAGAGTGGAGACATACGATTGCCCTTCCAAACAGATTACCCATATTGAAGCGACCATGCTATGTGGCATCTGTTCAAGCAATAACAGTAAGGGGTTATCTTCAAAAAATTTAGCTACCTTGAGAGATATTCTTACAGATGAAGCTTTTTCAGAAGTCACCGCTCGTTTCTGGTCAATAGAGTCCATGTTGAAGGCTTTGGTGCACCTTTCGTTTTAACAAAAGCGGAATAAAATTCCATTTCTGACCTTAGTGAATCTGAAAATTGGTTTAAAGGGATAAATTATTTTAAAGTGTTAATCGGACTAAATTTCAAACTTTTCAAAAGCTGATTTCCATTAGATTTATATGCATACTGTTTCAGAAAGTGTCTTTGACCATAAATTACCTTGCATCGGGGTCATATACATGGAAACTACATTTACTGGAAAACTTGGTCGTCATTTTACTGGATAATTAATAATATTTTCTCCATCATATTTATAAATTCCTTTATCAAAAGATGTTAGACTTGATATTTTTATTATTGTCGCTTCCACAATATGGGAGTAATAAATATAAACTTCCATCAAAAATTGTGCATTTCCGATACCGGTTTTTCTGATACTTTGCAATCCCACATCTGCTTTTGAGTTTGCTCGTAATCAAATCGATATTGTGCCAGGAATGTTACAAAACCAAAATCTCCGGCTTTGTCTTCCATAGAATTAGACCTTATACCAAAACTTACCTGCAGGAACAATCGTTTAAATCTTTCTTCATCCATTTAATTGTTTCCAGTAAAACGACATACCCCAAAAACTGAAGTCCCAAAGCCATTGCCTTGTCTGATTATTTTACTCAATGATAGCAATTTCATGGTTTAAAAGCAGGTTTATGCCACCGTTCAGCGAGATCATCATGTAGAAAATGTTTAGAAATACAAATCACTTCAATTTTTTCCATCGAATCTATAAGGTCCATTTTCATTCTTTTTTAAGATATTGGGCCACCCCCCCATTTCTTCCAATTCCAGTCGTTGCTTTTAATTGCCTGGGCGTTGTGTTGTTGCCCGTCAAACTTGTTGGCCACCTCCAAGTATTATAATGTAAATATTGTAAGTTTATCTTCCTGAATTTTGTCTGGTCGTATCATTAGCAGTCCATCTGCTGTATTATGATTTCCAATTTTTTCCCATCGCGCCGGGGCCTGCTTCCCATTGCTGCTAAACCATGTTATTTTTGAGATCACGGAAAGCATACCACATAACTGTTTCATCGGTTGGGTGATAATAAGTTTGCCAATCAAAGTTGGTTCAAATTTTAAAAAATATCTTTTCAACCTCCACTGTTTTCAGATTGACTGCTAGAGATACAAAATAAAATTAACATGTTTTGAAAATGAAATATCGATTATTTTTTCATAGTGAGTGGTTAAATATTAAGTTGATGGATAATGGTTGGTAATAAATGGACCTGGGAAATTCAGTATTTATCATTAATTGGTAATTATTTGTTCTCAAGCGCTCACGAATGTATTTTATTCGTTCACCAGAAGAATTTCAATTCAGTTACTAATTTATTCCGACTACTAACAGCCTCAATCACCTCTTGAAAATAATATTTGCTTTTTAATGCCAAATGTTTTGGCAAACTCAAGCAGGTCATTTTTTGAAAAATTCTCAGCCCTACCATTTACGGAAGATTGATGCGCTTGTCCATGTTCCACCGGGATTGTATTGCCGAAAAACATATATCATAGGCTGGAGCTACTTGCCAAATTCAATCGGGCGACATCGAAAGAAAAATTCTTTACATGATCATCATGATTTCTCGCAATTACATTTAAATAACATTCACCGATATTGCTGTTCGAATTGATTATAAGGTAATTGACCGTAGCACCTTTCGATATTCGGAATAAAGTCTCTTATGTTCCGGCGCCAAGGAGTTTAAGTAGTTAATTCCGGTTAATGAGCCAAATGTTTGCATATGTAATTTTTCACCATTATGGCGCTCCTGTAAAGTCGTTTTGTAAGAAAGTGAAACCTGTTGTTTTCTTCATACAACATACTTTCAGACATTCCTCTTAAGCTTCCTTACCAATTTGAAGCAATGGATTAAATTTGCCATACCTTCGCTCTACCCTAAGACTCATGTTCATTTGCACCATCAATTTTTAATAGACAATAAGTATAACCCACCGGTTGAATAATGTCACGGGTCTTATTTCTTTTATTTATTATTTTGGTTAAATTTTATAGCCACTAAAGCTTTTGCCCTTACCACCTACCGATGTACTATTCTTAAAATATTAGAAAGGTTTTCTTTATCTAAATCACTATAAATAGTTGCCTGTTTATTTTTCCAATACTTTTTAGCCACGGCTAACAACTCACCTACATCAACTTTATAATTATGGTTTGACTTATGATTAATAGGCGCAAACTCCAGGGCACCCATACCTCTTATACCAACATATGTTAATCGGTCAACCGGATTTATGTCATCAATCGATAAATCATGTTGCGTTAACCAAGCCTTCATCATTACATTACCAAAATCGTCAGGTAGTGAGTCAGAAAGTAAATAGGGTAAATTATGAAAATTGATATGGGTCTCTATTTGTTTCAAAAACACCTAGCTTCTGTTGGCATTACAATCGGAGAAGGTTCCAACTTTCCAATTATTTGCGAATTATATTGAAAAATGGAACATCCTTTGTCATCATTCCAATCAACAGTTCCTATGGATTGACCGTAAAAAAATACTTCTACTATCATGCCTATTTTATTTTTTAGATGCTCTGGTTCGCTCCGATTTTAATTTAGCCTTTTCAAATTTCAATTTTAATTCGAATTTTCGCCAACCCTAAATACAGATTCAAAATCTTTATTCGATTAAGACGAATCAATATTCGAATCAAGCTTTCAACGGTTGTTGACTTGCCTTGTTCAATTTGACTAATTGTTGTTACACTAAGTCCAACTTCTTCACACAATTCTTGCTGTGTCAGATTATGCTGAACTCTAATTTTTTAAGTCGTTTACCGATTTCGGTTAATATCTCCTTTTCTGTTAAAAACAACCAGTTTTCCATTATTATTGGCTTTAATATTATAATAGTATTAGTTAGTTTAGCTTTTCGTTACTAACTATAAGTATTACATAAGTTATAACAAAGATATAGAATATATTTAACTATTAGTGTACTTATAGTAATTAAACTAAAACTGATATAACTATTAATATTCTATAAGTTATTTTTGATTGCATAAATTATTGATTACCAAATGGTTATGATATCTACTCCATGCTTGCGTGCCAAAGGAAGTGAAATGGAGGCTGAAATTAAAAATTAGGTTGCGTAAAGGAGTGCCAAGCTTTATAGAATTTCATATTATAATAACCATAAATGACAAAATGTAAAAAAGATTCGCCGACATTCAAATACTGAAAGCGTCGTAAGGGTTCAAAGACTAAACTACGGTTTAGAAAAAATCAATAAAATCAATCCTATAAATTAGTGCTTATATATTACCAAAACCTCCAACTGTTTTGCAACAAATTCCATTTGCCATTTCAATTTATAATCGAACCATTGATCTCTGTATTCGCCACTATCGTGAATAATCGCCATGAAGTGACCAAATGGTTTTCTATTGTTTAAGGCGTAGGCGAGGTTGTTTTTCAGTTGCGGAGCTGTGGTTAACTGCTCAGTAAAATCACGCATCATATTAAAGGCTTCTGAGGAAGACCATTTTTCAATTTCTTCGTATGACTTACGTTGTTTTTTTAATAATTTGAGCTCCTCTTCCCAAACATCTGCTTCCATGTTTTCCAAGTCGTCCTCGCTAGGAACAAATATTAATGCACCGCTTGTTTTATGAATAAGCTCTGAATCCCATATCCAGTTCTTCGGCTATTTCTTTGGCTTTGGCAGATAAATTTGAGTCCATTTTTTATAGAATTGAAATTTACTAATACAAAATTATTTAATCCTAATTAAAAAACCATATTTTTTAAAAGTGTCCTCTCAATAAAGGTTTAAACACCACTTATATTGATAAAATTGCAATATCAATAACCTCAATCATTTTCAGTTACAATCGTTTTATCATTCCTACTCCACTCACTCCACGAACCGACATACAAATTCGGAATTTCCATTTCAGCATAAGCCAAAGCAAGTAACGTATGACAAGCCGTTACACCTGAGCCGCAATGCACGATAATATTTTCCGATTTAATTTGGTTGAATAACTGTTCATATTTGTTTCTTAAAACTTGCGGGTCGAGAAATAATCCCTGCTCGTTTATGTTTTCTGTAAATGGCATATTTACTGCTCCGGGTATATGTCCTGCTATTAAATCGATTGGTTCAAATTTACCGTCATAACGTTCTTTGGACCTAACATCAATTACCAAATAATCAGGGTTTCTTGAAACATTTTCTACCTCGTTCATTTCGATTGTTGGTAAGGTCCATTCGGTGATTAAATATGGTTCAGCGGCCGGTTTAATAATTTCCGTTTTAGCACGCATCGGAAAATTATTTTTTTTGGCCTGATTGAATCCGCCATTTAAAACCTGCACCTTTTCATGTCCTGCCGATTTTAACATCCACCAAAATCTTGCTGCTGCGTTTGAACCATTATTATCATCATAAATAACGAGATGGTTGTTTTTTGAAATACTTAGGTCGGTTAACGTTTTAGCGAATGCGGCTACAGTTGGCAATGGATGTCGACCGCCATCGGCAAAGTCGCTTTTAATATCCGCCAATTGTGTATTTAAATCAACAAAATAAGCGCCGGTTAAATGTTGCTGTTGGTAGTTAGTATATGCATTTTTGCGGTGCTGACATCGAAAATCATCACATCAGGATTATTGTATATTTTCAGTAATTCGTCTGTTTCAATAATTGGTGAGAGGCGCATGTCTTTTTATTAACTTTTTCAAAAAGAAAACTTATAGAAGTAACTTTCAATATCAAAATATAAAAACGGTTTTTATTTTATCCTTGTAAAACATCAGGCAATATTAATTTATCACTAATTGTTTCACTATCATGTTTCCATCCCAAACCAATTGCACTAAATAAACTCCGGCATGTAATCCCTCAATTGAAATGACTTCATTTATTTTTCCGCCAATACTTTGTATTTCTTTAATATACATGCTTTCCCATGCAGGAATAAATTTCAATTGTTGCTACTCTGTGGCAGCTATTTCTGCAGATAAAACAAAATTATTATTGGTTGGATTGGGATAAATAGAAAATCCGGAATATCGGTCACGCCTTCTTTTAACGGTAAAAGTGGTAAAATTATATAAAGCTGAAAACGGACTGGAAACATCACCACAAATGGTTTTTATTTTATATTCATAAGTTGTATTGGGTGACAAGCCGGTTAAATTTTTAAAAAACATGACTGAATTTTTCTTTTGCCATACGCCACCTGTAATCGGGCGATAATTTATTTGATATTTAGAAGAATCTAATCCTGCATCCCAAAATATTTTTGCGGAAGTTGTGGTGATATTATCACTATAAATTCCGCCGGGTGCATCGCAGGTAAAATCAGCAGCTAATTTTACAATCCAATAATCATGATCACCATCGTGACCAATTTTGTCGCCCGTGCTTCCCGAATTGGAATAACCTGCAACAACATACCCATTATCGCTACTTGCAATAATATCAGTGGCATAATCAGATTCATATCCACCCAGTGTTTTTTCCCATTCAACAATTCCTAATGAATTAATTTGAACAACCCAATAATCATAATGATTATCATCGCCGGGTAAACCAATTACATTTTGCGTTTTATCATCAGAAATATCCGATACTGATCTGCCACACATGATATATCCGCCAAAATTAGTTTGTGTTATTGCAGTTAATTCATCAAATGAATCACCACCAATGGTATTATCCCATTCAATTAAACCTTCAGCATTTAACTTCACTCCAATAATCAGACAATCCTAAGCGGTGCTCCGACTTATCATCCGATTCATTTGAAGCTGATGATCCGCCTAAAATATAACCACCATCGGGTGTTTGTTCAATATCAAGTAAATTATCTCCGTCGTTTCCACCAATGGTGTTATCCCATTCTGTAATTCCTGATGCATTTAATTTAACCAACCAAAAATCAGGTTCAATATCAGGCCCTATCATATCTTCAGTTTTATCAAATCCAATGTTAGAATAGGAGGCTCCACCTAAAATATATCCACCATCTGCAGTATGCACCACAACTGTTAAAAGGTCATCTTCTAAACTGCCAATAGTTTGATCCCATTCAATATTTCCTGCCGCATTTAATTTAATAACCCAATAATCATAATGGCCAAATCGATTTTCTGATTTATCTATTGACGCATTGGAAAAAGAATAACCGCCAAAATATATCCGCCATCTGAAGTTTGATCTAAACTTCTAAAATAGTCTTCATTTGCACCTCCGTGCGTATTTTCCCATTCAATTTCACCGGTGCTGTTTAATTTAATAATCCAGTAATCTGTTTTGCCGATTTTATTTTCCGATTTATCAGCAGAAGCATTAGATTCTGATTCCCCACCAATAATATATCCGCCATCAGGTGTTTGCTGTATAACATATAAATTATCTCTTCCGGTTCCGCCAATGGTTTCATCCCATTGAATTTCACCTGCACTATTTACTTTCACAATCCAGTAATCATCATCACCAATTCTGTTTTCGGTTTTATCAGCAGTATTTTTCGAATACGATGAGCCCCAAGAATGTAACCCCCATCACTTGTTTGAGCGATACTACGCATGTCTTCTGTTGAAGTGCCACCAATAGTGTTTTGCCATTCAATTGCAGGAGATTGCGCCTGTAGGGCTAAAATGGGGGCTAATAGACTAAACAGCAGGTAATGTTTTTTCATAAAATTGAATTATTCATTGAAATTCAATATAATTATTCATAAATGCAAACGCATACCGCCGCAATTCTTCAACATTTAGCTAAACAAACTGTTAGCCTTTGAATTTTTAGTCTAAAATTTTAAACGAATTAAATGTACTTAAAACAGATGCCCTGTCTGCCGGATAACAAATAGAATACAGCATATAATATCTATTGTTTTTAATAATTAAACACCATAATTCTATGGTTCCTGTTGGATTAATATTTGTATCTTTTACAATTACTTCCCGCATTTTAGCCTTTTCCCCATTTATTTTTGGTTCGGCATCAATTATATTGTTATATGGAATCTTAACCCCATTGGTGAAATAATTTATATCGACATATTTTTTGTAATAGGCTTCGTAACTGAGACTGGTGGTATCGGTTGTTATAAGAAAATATCCTCCGGTTTCTGACTTGCTTACGGTTAATTCAAGTCCGGTTGGTCCTAAAAACTCTTTATTTTCAAAATCCTCCAATTTCCATTTGGCATTATAATCAAAAGCTACCCTTACCGATGTGCCGCTGTATGTTGCTTTGCCTTCAGGAAAATTATCCTTAACAATAAAATTAGAATTCCTTTCAGCTTTTTCTTTTTCAGCCTGTAAGGCCATTTCTTCAAGTAAAATTGTAGAGGCACTATATGCCTTAAATACAGTTTTATCTAAACCCAAAACCACATCTTTGTCTGCGCTGGAAATATAAATTAGCCACCAACTAATTTCAACTGTATATTTAAATTTGTATTCAAATAAAAACTCGTTATTTAAAAAATATTTAACATCATTTTTTCTATGAATAATTTTAACTAAATTACTCTTTCTTTACCTGCCGTTTTCCACTACCTAAGTGGTTATTGTATCCCCACCTGTAAGGCTCCAATCCTAATTCATTATAATTTAATTTAAGATCATACGGAGTTTTAAATTCCACAACTGTAAATTCAAGATGGTAATAGGTGACTGGTCGCCCATCCAATTTTGTCAATTCAAACTCAATGTCGGAGGCCTCATTTAATTGTTTCTGTTTTTCAGATAAATCATAGGGAAACCCAAGTGAAGCAGATTCTCGTTTCCCTTTTGAAACATACATTCCGTTTTCGATTTTACCTGTCCTAAATTCATTTGTTGGCTTCCACATCCAGGCACTGGGATTCGTATAATCTTCATAAATGGAAACATCCGGTATTTTGGCAACGCACCAAAAGTCAATAACAACAATAAGGAAAGGGTGATAATTTTCATTGGTTAATAATTTAGCTTTTTTATGCAGCATAAACCAACTATTGTTACAACTTACTTCAAAGTGCACCAACCTTGTCAGTAACTGCTACAATTTCAAAACTACTAAATTTTTTCAGAATTTATAATTACCATCCATAATTAGAAAGATTCTGCTTATAGCATCATTAAATCATCGAATGAAATGACAAAAAAGCCCGACCTGAATTTTATGATATTTCTTTTAAGTAATACTTTCAGTTCAATAT
It encodes:
- a CDS encoding fibronectin type III domain-containing protein; protein product: MKLNAEGLIEWDNTIGGDSFDELTAITQTNFGGYIMCGRSVSDISDDKTQNVIGLPGDDNHYDYWVVQINSLGIVEWEKTLGGYESDYATDIIASSDNGYVVAGYSNSGSTGDKIGHDGDHDYWIVKLAADFTCDAPGGIYSDNITTTSAKIFWDAGLDSSKYQINYRPITGGVWQKKNSVMFFKNLTGLSPNTTYEYKIKTICGDVSSPFSALYNFTTFTVKRRRDRYSGFSIYPNPTNNNFVLSAEIAATE
- a CDS encoding helix-turn-helix domain-containing protein; amino-acid sequence: MCEEVGLSVTTISQIEQGKSTTVESLIRILIRLNRIKILNLYLGLAKIRIKIEI
- a CDS encoding HipA N-terminal domain-containing protein, which encodes MKQIETHINFHNLPYLLSDSLPDDFGNVMMKAWLTQHDLSIDDINPVDRLTYVGIRGMGALEFAPINHKSNHNYKVDVGELLAVAKKYWKNKQATIYSDLDKENLSNILRIVHR